The Spirosoma oryzicola region CAAGATGGTTACGATCACGGGCGTATCGGGCAGCGGTAAGTCATCGCTGATTCACGAAACCCTATTCCCCGTGTTGAATCGCCATTTTTACAAGTCGAAGCGGGAGCCGCTGCCGTTCAAGACGGTTGACGGTCTGGAACACCTGGACAAAGTAATCGAAGTCGATCAGTCGCCAATCGGTCGGACACCCCGCTCGAATCCGGCCACGTACACGGGTATGTTTTCGGAGATTCGGACGCTATTCGCTGAACTACCTGAAGCCAAGATTCGTGGGTATAAACCCGGTCGGTTCTCGTTCAATGTCAAGGGTGGTCGCTGTGAAGACTGCGAAGGCGCGGGCATGAAGAAGATCGAAATGGAGTTTCTGCCCGATGTACACGTCATGTGCGAAACCTGCAAAGGCAAACGCTTTAACCGCGAGACGCTGGAAGTGCGCTTCAAGGGAAAATCCATTGCCGATGTGCTGGACATGACTGTTGAGCAGGCGCTCGATTTCTTTGCCAGTCAGCCGAAAATTCTGCGCAAAGTGCAAACCCTGAACGATGTAGGGTTGGGCTACATTACGCTCGGTCAACATGCGACAACGCTCTCGGGTGGCGAAGCGCAACGCGTAAAACTGGCCGAAGAACTGTCTAAGAAAGATACCGGCAAGACGCTTTACATTCTTGACGAACCGACAACGGGTCTGCATTTTCAGGACATTGCGCACCTGCTTGACGTGTTAAACAAACTGGCCGACAAGGGTAATACGGTCTTGATTATCGAGCACAATCTGGACGTGATCAAAGTCTCGGACCACCTGATTGATCTTGGGCCTGAAGGCGGTAACAAAGGCGGTAACATCATCGCCGAAGGTACGCCGGAAAAGGTCGCTGATGTGCAGGGAAGCTATACTGGTAAGTTTTTGAAGCTGGAATTGGCGGGATAAAAGACGCAAAAGCTAGTATCTTCGCTGATTGTAAAAACAGCCTGAGAAAATAGAAAATGCGTAATCCCTTTTTTTACATTTTATTGCTTGTGCTGGTCGTTGTAGACGGCTGGCTGTTGTCGCACCCCAATCTGATCGGTCAGGCTGGGGTGTTCTTTTTCGAGTATGACTACATCGCAACGTTTCCCAAAGCCCTCGGAACGGTAGCGATTGTCGTTGGCGTGACCCTGCTGGTGTCCTGGGGCGTCAGACGATTGAGTCAGGCCGTCGCTTTGGGTATTCTGGTCGCGCTCTTAGCCGCATCAGCTTATTATTTGTTTCAAAGTTTTACCCAGTACAATACGGGTGTTTACAAACTTACCGGAGCTGGTTTTCGGGCAGGCGCTATCCTGTTGCCAGGGCTTCTTGTGCTGGTTTTTGGTAAGGGCGTATGGGATGCCGTGACGAACAAGCGATCTCAAGTATAAATACCAAACGAGAAAGGGAATGGTTTAAACCGTTCCCTTTCTTATGCTTCTCCTGAATCAACCGACTTTTCTATGAATAAGCTTTACATCCTCTTATGCTGGCTACCCACGACGCTTTTTGCCCAAACAACCTATCTGCTTAAACCTGATCGTGTCTTCGACGGCGAAACTAGCCACGAGGGGTGGGTGGTTAGGGTTACCGGAGAGAAAATCGAAGCCGTAGGTACCGCTGCTTCGGTTTCGGCCAGCGGAGCCGAAGTGATTGATCTGAAAGGAACGACGTTAATGCCGGGACTGATCGAAGGACACTCGCATCTACTGCTGCATCCCTACAACGAAACACCCTGGGATGATCAGGTTTTGAAAGAAGCCCGGTCATTGCGGGTGGCGCGTGCGACGGTTCACGCCGAAAAAACGCTGCTGGCTGGTTTTACAACCGTACGCGATCTGGGAACCGAAGGTGCTGATTACGACGACGTAGGCATCAAACAGGCTATCATCAAAGGAATCATCCCCGGTCCGCGTATGGTTGTCGTGACGCGGGCGCTTATCGCATCGGGTAGCTACGGTCCGAAAGGCTTTAGCGCTGATATTGAGGTGCCGCAGGGCGCGGAGGAAGCAGACGGGCACGATGCCTTGATTCAGGCCGTTCGGCGGCAGATCGGTAAAGGAGCCGACGCCATAAAAATTTACGCTGATTACCGCTGGGGGCTTATGGCCGAAGCCCGTCCGACCTACACGGTTGACGAAATCAAGCTTATTGTCGAAGTGGCAAAGAGCAGCGGTCGTGGTGTCGTTGCGCACGCCAGCACTGCCGAAGGAATGCGTCGGGCGATTATAGGTGGCTGCGAAACGGTAGAACATGGTGATGCCGGAACCCCCGAAATCTTTGCGTTGATGAAACAGCACGGTACGGCGCTTTGTCCAACATTGGCGGCTGGCGATGCGGTTAGTCAGTATCGGGGCTGGAAAAAAGGACAGGAGCCAGAGCCCGCTCGTATTCGCGAGAAGCGGGTGACGTTCAAACAGGCGCTCGACGCGGGCGTGACCATCTGTGCCGGTGGCGACGTCGGCGTGTTCAGTCACGGTGATAACGCCCGTGAACTCCTGATGATGGTCGATTACGGCATGAAGCCACTCGATGTGCTCCGGTCAGCTACGTCTGTCAATGCTGATGTGTTTCACCTGACCAATCGCGGGCGGATCAAAGCAGGGTTACTGGCTGATCTGGTAGCGGTAGACGGCGATCCAATAAAAACAATTGCTAATCTGCGTCAGGTTAAGGTAGTTATAAAAGGCGGAATTTTCTACAAACGATGAGTATAAACTTATTGTAATTTCTCTCTGTTACATTTTAATGCAAATGTATTGCTGCTTTTTTCACATAATTTCATTCGCCGTTAGGGTTTTTGGGTTAATTTCGCCCGGCATGGACGTGACCCGACACTCAACGAGCTGCTAATCCATTATATCTGAATACTCTACCCTGATTTTTTGTATGGCCAACACTGCTGAACTTACTGTCGATGGTAAATCGTACCAATTTCCAACCTTTGAAGGAACGGAACACGAAAAAGCCTTCGACATCTCTAACCTCCGTGACCAAACCGGCTACGTCACCCTAGACCGGGGCTACAAAAACACTGGTGCCACCAAAAGCGCCATTACATTCCTAGACGGTGAGCAGGGTATCTTGCAATATCGGGGGTACTCGATTGAAGATTTGGCCGCCAAAGCGTCATTCCTTGAAGTGGCTTATCTGCTTATCTACGGTGAGCTGCCAACGAAAGAGGAGTATTCCAAATTTGAGAACGCTATTCGGCGTCATACCCTGGTGAACGAAGACATGCGGAATATCTTCAACGGTTTTCCCGTTAGCGCTCACCCGATGGCCGTTCTGTCTTCGCTCGTGAGTGCGATGAGCGCTTTTTATCCTGATTCGCAGGACGAGAAAGGCGACGTTGACAAGCATATCGTTCGGTTGCTGGCGAAATTGCCAACGATTGCGACCTGGTCGTACAAGCGGGGAATGGGCCATCCAACCAACTACCCGAAAAACGAACTCGATTATATTCCCAACTTCCTGCACATGATGTTTGCGCTGCCGGTAGAGGAGTATAAAGTTGATCCGGTTGTAGCCGAAGCACTGAACATTCTGCTGATCCTGCACGCTGATCACGAACAGAACTGCTCAACATCAACGGTTCGGCTGGTCGGTTCGTCGCAGGCCAACATCTATTCGTCGATTTCGGCGGGTGTAAGTGCCTTGTGGGGACCTCTGCACGGTGGTGCTAATCAGGAGGTAATCGAAATGCTCGAAGCGATTAAAGCAGATGGCGGTGATGTAAGCAAGTATGTAGATATGGCGAAGAACGCCAAAACAACGGGCTTCCGTCTCTTTGGTTTTGGTCACCGCGTCTACAAAAACTTTGACCCACGCGCTAAGATCATTAAGAAAGCGGCTGACGATGTACTAGGTAAGCTTGGCGTAAACGATCCTGTTCTGGAGATCGCCAAAGGTCTGGAAGAAGCCGCGCTGAATGACGAGTACTTCATCCAGCGGAAACTTTACCCGAACGTTGATTTCTATTCAGGGATCATCTACCGGGCGTTGGGCATTCCGACCAACATGTTTACGGTTATGTTTGCCATCGGTCGGTTGCCGGGCTGGATTGCGCAGTGGAAAGAAATGCGTGAGCAGAAAGAGCCAATCGGTCGGCCACGGCAGATTTATACAGGAGCAACGCTACGTGAGTTTGTTCCCCTCGAAAATCGGTAAGCAGTTACTATACTGTAATACTAAAAAACCCCAGTCGTCCAACTGGGGTTTTTTAGTACTCTAAGAGACTGTCTAAGAATTTGTCTTGTACCACTTTTGTCATCCCGACGTAGGCGGGATCTTCGAAGATAGTATAAAATACCGGTTCGCGGAGATCCCGCCTACGTCGGGATGACAAAAACACTCGTTTCGATCCGTCCAGGACAAAATTTAGACAACTCTAAAAGGTTAGAAAGCCAACTCCGAGAGCACCTAACAGGAAAAACATAGCTGTGAGGCCGTACATCATGCTCAGCAGGAAAAACTTGAGGATTGTCTTACCCCACGACTGTCCATAAACACGCTTGATCGAGAGGAGGAAATAAAGCCAGCTAATCCAAAAGGTCCACAATAATACCGATGAGCTGAGTTTTGGATTGGCAAAAAAGGTGATGGCCAGTGCGATTGAAAAGAGCAGAAAGAGAACGGTATGAATATGTACGGAGAAAATCAAATGCTCGTAATAGAACCGTCCGCGTCGAAAATAAAAGAGTAACAGCAGGATGGCGACGAACGGCATCAGGATAAACATGACGACAGAAAAGTTTTTCATGATCGCGTGTAGCAGTTCATGGGTATTCTCGCCTTTCATCAAATGGGAAAATTTGCCCTGTTGCCCGTATAGCTTTCTCGTAAACCAATTGGGCGTACTACCTTCGGCTCGGATGAGTGAGTCGATTTGTACGCTGGACATCTGCCCTAGCTTTGCTTCGTAATTTTCCCGTTCCTCCTTTGTTTTAAACTCTTTGCCCATCATGTTGGAAAAAGATAGTGACAATGTCGGTTGCTGGGGAACAAGGGCGATCAGCTCACGCAGCTTGGTCTGGTTTGAGTCGACTACGGTTAAATTAGCCTCCTTCAACGTAGAATCCAGTTGGGCTGGCTGGAGTCGTTTGATACGGCGGGCCGTTCGTGCCAGACCCTCTCTGGTCAGTGATGTATTAACGTCAATCTTTCTGGCGATTCCACGTAATCCACGACTACGTAGTAAACTATCATTGCTAATCAGATCTTCAATGTCAACTCTTATCACGCTGGAAGCGTCAGTTGTGTCAGTGCCTGATACATTCTTCAAGCTGTTTATTCCCTCTTCCAACTGGTGGTCGGCGAATTTTCCAATCAGAAAGAAAAAAATAACGCTCACGAAAACGTAAAGGCGGGCAGGTGGCACATACCGCGCCCGTTTCCCTTCCAGAAACTCGGCGGTCATCTTACCGGGGCGGGTAAAAATGGCTTTTAGCGAGTTCCACAGCTTGTTATCAAAATGCGTGATGCTTTCAACAAACTCGTAGATGATGTGGCCCAGGGGCAGTTTGACTTCGTGGTTTTCCTGCCCACAGTTCGGACAAAAATTGTCATGGGGACTAAGGTTCTGTCCGCAGTTAGGACAAACCGAGAGTTTGTTGTGATGGTTGGACATTCGGTGTTAAATCGGTTGATGGGGCAACTGCCTCATCGCGTTAGGTAGGTGAATTGACGACTGAACACAGC contains the following coding sequences:
- a CDS encoding metal-dependent hydrolase family protein: MNKLYILLCWLPTTLFAQTTYLLKPDRVFDGETSHEGWVVRVTGEKIEAVGTAASVSASGAEVIDLKGTTLMPGLIEGHSHLLLHPYNETPWDDQVLKEARSLRVARATVHAEKTLLAGFTTVRDLGTEGADYDDVGIKQAIIKGIIPGPRMVVVTRALIASGSYGPKGFSADIEVPQGAEEADGHDALIQAVRRQIGKGADAIKIYADYRWGLMAEARPTYTVDEIKLIVEVAKSSGRGVVAHASTAEGMRRAIIGGCETVEHGDAGTPEIFALMKQHGTALCPTLAAGDAVSQYRGWKKGQEPEPARIREKRVTFKQALDAGVTICAGGDVGVFSHGDNARELLMMVDYGMKPLDVLRSATSVNADVFHLTNRGRIKAGLLADLVAVDGDPIKTIANLRQVKVVIKGGIFYKR
- a CDS encoding DUF3667 domain-containing protein, which gives rise to MSNHHNKLSVCPNCGQNLSPHDNFCPNCGQENHEVKLPLGHIIYEFVESITHFDNKLWNSLKAIFTRPGKMTAEFLEGKRARYVPPARLYVFVSVIFFFLIGKFADHQLEEGINSLKNVSGTDTTDASSVIRVDIEDLISNDSLLRSRGLRGIARKIDVNTSLTREGLARTARRIKRLQPAQLDSTLKEANLTVVDSNQTKLRELIALVPQQPTLSLSFSNMMGKEFKTKEERENYEAKLGQMSSVQIDSLIRAEGSTPNWFTRKLYGQQGKFSHLMKGENTHELLHAIMKNFSVVMFILMPFVAILLLLFYFRRGRFYYEHLIFSVHIHTVLFLLFSIALAITFFANPKLSSSVLLWTFWISWLYFLLSIKRVYGQSWGKTILKFFLLSMMYGLTAMFFLLGALGVGFLTF
- a CDS encoding citrate synthase, which translates into the protein MANTAELTVDGKSYQFPTFEGTEHEKAFDISNLRDQTGYVTLDRGYKNTGATKSAITFLDGEQGILQYRGYSIEDLAAKASFLEVAYLLIYGELPTKEEYSKFENAIRRHTLVNEDMRNIFNGFPVSAHPMAVLSSLVSAMSAFYPDSQDEKGDVDKHIVRLLAKLPTIATWSYKRGMGHPTNYPKNELDYIPNFLHMMFALPVEEYKVDPVVAEALNILLILHADHEQNCSTSTVRLVGSSQANIYSSISAGVSALWGPLHGGANQEVIEMLEAIKADGGDVSKYVDMAKNAKTTGFRLFGFGHRVYKNFDPRAKIIKKAADDVLGKLGVNDPVLEIAKGLEEAALNDEYFIQRKLYPNVDFYSGIIYRALGIPTNMFTVMFAIGRLPGWIAQWKEMREQKEPIGRPRQIYTGATLREFVPLENR